From one Treponema denticola genomic stretch:
- a CDS encoding 4Fe-4S dicluster domain-containing protein, with protein sequence MKAVIIVFSPSGHTLIAAHMIQKKIKDKGGTADIINITKDDSLLFASKSERQKILEERLQDFDVLFVGAPVYAGHAESHIMSILESLPLPDQQRSKIAVPFITYGGAHSFIALEEMGRALKKKKYVPVLGIKLASLHTLSRFFHTKILENKPGDMEEGLIETAVNKVFALCSHKEHIKDNSASFAYTKGPMRFMLKLLSQEKIHGKFKTVSIIRENCSACKKCISVCPINNFIFTDGRVSIKNQKNCILCGECFYNCGCNAIDFAYRTVAQKRLNDGNIVFEKDISAIYPKKYGYINNKGDLL encoded by the coding sequence ATGAAAGCTGTTATCATAGTATTCAGTCCGTCAGGACATACATTGATTGCTGCACATATGATTCAGAAAAAAATTAAAGATAAAGGCGGCACGGCGGATATCATAAATATTACAAAAGATGACAGTCTGCTGTTTGCCTCAAAATCCGAAAGGCAAAAAATCTTGGAAGAACGCTTACAAGATTTCGATGTACTTTTTGTAGGAGCGCCGGTATACGCAGGACACGCTGAAAGCCATATAATGAGCATCCTCGAATCGCTGCCTTTGCCGGATCAACAACGTTCAAAAATTGCAGTTCCGTTTATTACTTATGGAGGAGCACATTCGTTTATCGCATTGGAAGAAATGGGAAGGGCATTAAAGAAGAAAAAATATGTACCGGTTTTGGGAATAAAGCTTGCTTCGCTTCATACACTTAGCAGATTTTTCCATACCAAAATACTGGAGAACAAACCCGGCGATATGGAAGAAGGTTTAATAGAAACGGCAGTAAATAAAGTGTTTGCTCTGTGTTCACATAAAGAACACATAAAAGACAATAGTGCTTCTTTTGCCTATACCAAAGGTCCAATGCGCTTTATGCTGAAGCTACTTTCGCAGGAAAAAATACACGGAAAGTTTAAAACCGTATCGATTATACGGGAAAACTGTAGTGCATGCAAAAAATGTATTTCAGTGTGCCCCATTAATAATTTTATATTTACAGACGGTAGGGTATCGATAAAAAATCAAAAAAATTGTATATTATGCGGAGAGTGTTTTTATAACTGCGGCTGCAACGCAATCGATTTTGCATACCGAACGGTTGCACAAAAAAGATTAAACGATGGAAATATTGTTTTTGAAAAAGATATATCGGCCATATATCCTAAAAAATACGGCTATATAAATAATAAAGGAGATCTGCTATGA
- a CDS encoding Swt1 family HEPN domain-containing protein has product MKDFDSFVLRGIFTSYAIKDMQANGTLVSPTLTHIEKKEIDLYSSLPEKIRSGSLEMSKYYRYLFALENTLRDFINDVFTENKGIDWFDTIASSDMKRKIQQRKDKEIKNRWHIGRNPQSIYYLDFGDLGLLITNNWELFKFSFPDQHWINNRMNECERSRNVIAHTNIIDSQEAERLTMYLRDIIKQIA; this is encoded by the coding sequence ATGAAGGACTTTGATTCTTTTGTTTTACGCGGTATATTTACCTCATATGCAATAAAAGATATGCAAGCTAATGGAACTTTGGTATCACCAACATTAACACATATAGAGAAAAAAGAAATTGATTTATATTCATCTTTACCTGAAAAAATACGTTCTGGTTCTCTTGAAATGTCAAAATATTACAGATATTTGTTTGCCCTTGAAAATACATTGCGTGATTTTATTAATGATGTATTTACCGAAAACAAAGGTATTGATTGGTTTGATACAATAGCATCATCGGATATGAAACGAAAAATTCAGCAGCGAAAGGACAAAGAAATAAAAAACAGATGGCATATTGGAAGAAATCCACAGTCGATATATTATTTAGATTTTGGTGATCTTGGTTTGCTAATTACAAACAATTGGGAACTCTTTAAATTCTCATTTCCAGATCAACATTGGATCAACAACAGAATGAATGAATGTGAACGTTCACGAAATGTTATAGCTCATACGAATATAATAGATTCACAGGAAGCTGAACGATTGACAATGTATTTGCGAGACATTATTAAACAAATTGCATAA
- a CDS encoding flavodoxin family protein, producing the protein MSNVCIVYSSTHHGNTEKVLNKIKEKFPETVLIKAGDFNPDDFNRYEAIGFASGIFYFKFAKPVDKLFEQALVSSVQKLFFIYTAGAVNAGFEKTLRKKTEQNGKICMGIFGCKGFDTFGPLKLIGGLNKNRPNEKDFKNAIDFFEKNIMNA; encoded by the coding sequence ATGAGTAACGTATGTATTGTGTACAGTTCAACACATCATGGAAATACCGAAAAGGTTCTGAATAAAATAAAGGAAAAGTTTCCTGAAACGGTTTTGATAAAGGCCGGCGATTTTAATCCCGATGATTTTAATCGCTATGAAGCAATCGGTTTTGCTTCAGGAATTTTTTACTTTAAATTTGCAAAACCGGTCGATAAGTTATTTGAACAAGCGCTTGTGAGCAGTGTACAAAAGCTGTTTTTTATTTACACCGCCGGCGCGGTTAATGCCGGTTTTGAAAAAACTTTGCGCAAAAAAACCGAACAAAACGGAAAAATCTGTATGGGCATATTCGGCTGTAAAGGCTTTGATACCTTCGGCCCTTTAAAACTCATCGGCGGTTTAAACAAGAACAGACCGAACGAAAAGGATTTTAAAAACGCAATCGATTTTTTTGAAAAAAATATTATGAATGCATAA